The genomic region tatcaagttatatttcgcatatatcttaacattgaatattctagcccaagaatggaaatatctttatttgaaTTGGTCGGGGTTTCCGTAGGAAGACAATCACATCTTTAGGTAGCGTAAACTGTCTTGCAATGACAATGTTcattgtccatgtcctggaatttctctgacgactgtactattggtttctgcatagcgataaccaaaaatataaatattatatgtatattttatatatacaaaatttatttattatataattattaatattgtttaaacttagctaggcatatttgaaaatgtaagtttcttttaaaatagtttggtcgtcctgaaaaggacgtttgggtttgagtttgtttttatgtacaaggttGCTGGCACGCTTTTTGAACGCTTAAGCCTTCTCGGTCTTGTTTCGTTACTGGAATTTCTCTGGCGActgtactattggtttctgcatagcgataaccaaaaatataaatattatatgtatattttatatatataaatttatttattatataattattaatattgtttaaacttagctaggcatatttgaaaatgtaagtttcttttaaaatagtttggtcgtcctgaaaaggacgtttgggtttgagtttgtttttatgtacaaggtttctggcacgctttttgaacgcttaagccttcttctcggtcttcttgggcaacagaacagcctggatgttggGCAACACACCTCCCTGGGCAATGGTGACGCCGGAGAGCAGCTTGTTCAACTCTTCGTCGTTGCGGATGGCCAGCTGCAGATGACGCGGGATGATCCTCGTCTTCTTGTTGTCACGAGCAGCATTGCCAGCCAACTCGAGAACCTCAGCGGCCAGATATTCCATCACGGCAGCCAGGTAAACTGGAGCGCCGGCACCGACGCGCTCGGCGTAGTTGCCCTTGCGGAGCAGACGATGGATACGGCCGACAGGGAACTGAAGTCCGGCACGGTTGGACCGGGACTTTGCCTTTCCCTTAACTTTGCCACCTTTTCCACGACCAgacattttctcttatttcactttattcactgcacacacacgaagaaataaaattttcctggaatagtacaatttaaatgtgacccctttaaaaaatttggaaaaaaaaagtaattctaCCAAAAAATCGACTTAGATCGATATGctgaccaaaaattaatatggtttatagggtcggacatGACTCTTGACTGCGATACGCAATTTTCctccgaaaattaatttattagtattattatttattatcaaatatataaatacttctgGGTTTTAAAGGAAGCGGGAAcactatttgtaattttaaaaaattgataatttagctctcttttaaaaaagttttgtagccctgaaaagggcttgtttaaatcaatttcaaatttcagatttcgaaatctAAAATTGCGATAATTAAGATTATCTTAATTTACTTCTTCGACGCCGTGGTCTTGGCTTTCGGCTTCTTAGCGGTAGCCGGAGCAGTTGCTTTCTTCACTGCCTTCTTAGGCTTGGCGGACGCTGCTGCCTTGGCCTTCGgtgccttggctgcctttggcttcgcggcggccggcttagcctttgctgctgctggctttgcctttacgactccagttttcttggcatccttggcctttgccttctcagttttcttcttctcggcAGTCTTCTTGGTGGCAACGGCCTTCTTAGCCTTGGGTTTCTTGTCAGCAGCTCCGGCGGCTTTCTTTGCGGTGGCTCCGGCTTTCTTGGTGACTACCTTCttgcttttgacttttttctcAGCAGCCGCAACCTTTGGCTTGGGCTCCTTTTTTGCGGAGGCCGACAGTTTGAAGGAACCAGACGCAccctttccctttgtttgGATCAGCTTTCCATTAGCCACTGCGGACTTCAAGTACTTCTTGATGAATGGAGCCAGTTTCTGGGCGTCGCATTTGTAGGTGGCAGtgatatatttcttgattGCCAGAAGCGATGAGCCACCACGCTCCTTCAAGTTCTTGATGGAAGCATCCACCATTTGTTGAGTTGGCGGATGTGATGGTGGAACTG from Drosophila kikkawai strain 14028-0561.14 unplaced genomic scaffold, DkikHiC1v2 scaffold_191, whole genome shotgun sequence harbors:
- the LOC138929438 gene encoding histone H2A, with product MSGRGKGGKVKGKAKSRSNRAGLQFPVGRIHRLLRKGNYAERVGAGAPVYLAAVMEYLAAEVLELAGNAARDNKKTRIIPRHLQLAIRNDEELNKLLSGVTIAQGGVLPNIQAVLLPKKTEKKA
- the LOC138929440 gene encoding histone H1-like, which produces MSDSAVATSASPVAAPPAPVEKKVAAKKASGSGATKAKKAAVPPSHPPTQQMVDASIKNLKERGGSSLLAIKKYITATYKCDAQKLAPFIKKYLKSAVANGKLIQTKGKGASGSFKLSASAKKEPKPKVAAAEKKVKSKKVVTKKAGATAKKAAGAADKKPKAKKAVATKKTAEKKKTEKAKAKDAKKTGVVKAKPAAAKAKPAAAKPKAAKAPKAKAAASAKPKKAVKKATAPATAKKPKAKTTASKK